Sequence from the Armatimonadota bacterium genome:
CATTGCCGACTACATTCTCAATGGCCGCCCACACACCGATTTGCCCTTCGTATTTATCCGCCACAAGGCGCCTGTCAGTGCGTTCACCACATCCCCCGCCATAACGGGTATTGTGCAAAGACATGTAAAGCGTCTTGGTATTCCGACATGGGCCGGTCATCGCGGTTCTCACCTGCTGCGCCACAGCTTGGCGAGCAAGATGGTCAACTCAGGCTCTTCCATAAAGGGAGTCGCCGACATGCTCGGCCACGCCTGTATAGACACCACGGCCATATACACGAAAGTCGATACCGTTCACTTGATGGAGGTTGCATTGCCGCTACCCGGAGGAGTGAAATGAGCAACTATTGCTTTCGAAGCATCTTTGCCGAATACCTGATAAGATACATCAACCTGCGGCGCAGCTTCGGTTTGAAGTTCGCCAGTCAGTCAGGCATCCTACATAAGTTCGACGGCTACGTTTATGACCTTAGCCACACTGGGCTGCTTACACAAGAGTTAGCGATTGGGTTTGCCACTGCCAACCCGAATGTTACTGCTCAGGAATGCGCTCGTCGCTATGCTACCATACGTAACTTCTCGGACTTCCTTGCCACGTTCGAGCCGCAGACACCACTTCTGGATCCCAAGGCTCTGTATGCGCGGCGGGTGCGTCCGCCTGCACATATCTATTCGGAAGAAGAACTCGTTCGCCTGCTCGAACTTGCCAAGCGGATCGCGCCAAAGAATCCTATGAGAGGGTTTGCCTTACATGCAATGGTCGGTCTGGCCGCAGGAACCGGTCTGAGGATTAGCGAAGTGGTTGCTCTTGACCGTGCGGATGTGGACATGAAATCGGGTGTCATAATGGTGCGGCGCACGAAGTTTTTCAAGGACCGCCTGGTGCCGGTGCATTCAACTGTTCTGGCAGTTCTTAATCAGTATGCTCGCCTGCGCGACGCGGCACATCCCCAGTCGCAGAGCCCGGCGTTCTTTCTTCACCAATGGGGACGACGCTTCTCGAAGCATACTCTGCAGATGACCTACTGGGATCTTACTCGACGTGCAGGGTTGCGGGGTGACAGCGGAGACGGCCCCACATTCCATGATCTTCGCCACACCTTCGCTGTCAGGAGATTGGCCGCATGGTATCGAGAAGGCAAGGATGTGAATGCCATGCTGCCCATGCTGGCGACATACATGGGCCACGCTCATTACACCGATACCGCCTACTATATTACGGCGATCCCCGAACTGATGGAACTTGCTGCCCAGCGCGCACGAACAAGCCAAACAAGTTCGGACAAGGAGGCAACTCGATGAGCGCAAAGCCTCAAACTCTAGCAACCCTCATCGAAAGCTACTTCAAACAGCGACTGATAGCTCAACGGCACTCAAGCCGAGAGACGATTGCCTCTTACCGGGAGAGTTTACGGCTTCTTGCCGTATTTGCATCCGAGTGTTTACATACGGCTCCAGAGAAGCTGACCATTGAGAATCTCGACCGAGAGGTAGTCCTTGCTTTCCTAGATTACCTTGAACAGACACGCTGCAACTGTATTCGCACCCGCAACAGTCGTCTAGCCGCAATCCGCTCGTTCCTTAAGTATGTGGCGTATTTGGACCCAACTGCAATGGGCGTGGTTCAGCGAGTATTGGCAATACCGAGTAAGAGAACGGTCAAGCCGATACTTGGATATCTTACCCGAGAAGAACTCGATGTTCTTCTCAGCGTTCCGGACCGCAACAGCAGACAAGGACGCCGTGACTATGCGCTGTTGCTCTTTATGGCTCGCACCGGCGCGCGAGTATCGGAAGCTGTTGGGGTCAACGCGAGTGACCTGCGTTTGAATCATCCATGTCAGGTGCTTCTGCGTGGAAAAGGCGGAAAGGAGCGTGTTACGCCGATGAAATCTGACATTTCGGATATCTTGAACACACTTTGCGGGGAAATGAATATTGCGCCAAACACAAATGCCGCTGTCTTCGTCAGCATGGCCGGCAAACGGCTCACGCGTCACGGAGTCACACATTTGATGCGGCGCACCGTACCCATAGCGGTTGCGAACATGCCGATACTGGCAAGGAAGACGATCACGCCTCACACCCTTCGTCATACTACAGCAATGCACCTGCTGCAGGATGGAATCGATCTGAATATGATTCGTTCATGGCTGGGACATGTCAGCCTCGACACGACTCATCAGTACGTTGAGGCTGACGTGGAGATGAAACGTTGTATATTAGAGCAGTGCGGGGTAGTTGAAGCCGGGCAGATGCGCTACCAACCAACGGACAAATTGTTGGCACTACTGGAGAGCCTGTGCTGATTATTATGTGACGCAAATCGAGTGCCGGGCCGCACGAATCGCGGCCCGGCGCAACATAATTCGAGCCGCAACATAATAGCGTTTATGTAGCGCGCTACATAAACGCTACTGTGTTTTGAACCTTTCCTCTATGTTCTATAGAGGCAGCATAGAGATGAGGGCTGCGAATTCCACACTGCACGCTGGAGTAATCCGAGGTTATGTGACATTCGTGCTTGCACTCGCCGCGAAGGCTCTAAACAATCGCTGCGCATCCGGACGACCCAGAGAATACAATCCCCAGAGTGCTAAGTATGACTTTCGGGTCTTTGCATGCATCAATCTCGGGCTTATAGGCGATGAGTTCAAAAATGTGAGAAAGCACCTGTTATGTGGCGCGCCACATAGCAAGTGTTATGCGTCGCGTGCGATTATGTGGCGTCGGGTGCTTTTTCAGGCTCCCCGACGCCGGTTTTGCGATACATAACAATCCCTACCAGATGATTCACGCTTGGTTCGGCAAATAAGTCAAGTGCAATCTGAAAGGGATGGGGCTGTATATGAAAGCTTATGCAGAGCCGTATTCCTTGTGGAGGCTCGGATTCGCCCGGGTCTTACATTGTTTCTCTAGGAGACAAAACATGCTGGAGTATTACTTCAAATCACCAATCAGAATTCGTCAGTTGCGTTGCGGCCCCATCGCACCTTATCTGGACGGACTTGCTGCGCGCCTGCATCAGCGGGGTTACTGCTATGGTCAGGCTCACACCATTTTGGGACTTGCTGGCGACTTCAGTCGCTACCTGTCACTAATAGGCATCGGCGACGTTCACAAGATCACAGAGGACCTTGCCCATCGCTTTTCCGGTGATTTTGCCTCGCACGGTGACTACGAGAAGACCGGTAATATGTTGACCCATCTATTGAACCACCTGCGTGACGAGGGTATTGTGCCGGTTCTGGAACAAGAGAGTTCTGCGGATGATCCATTTACAGACATCATCTCACGATATGAGGATTACTTGGCAAATGTGCGCGGAGTCGTCGTTAAGACCAGGATATACAGTCGGTCCGCCAGGCGTTTTCTGGATTTCCATCTCAGGCGCCATGGCTGCTTGGATCTTAGAAAAGTGGACGGTCCACAGATATTGGATTACATTGCCTACTGGGCAAATGTCTCTCAAAGTCGGACCTGGGGACAAATGCTGACCACATGTACCCGGTCATTCCTGCGGTTTTTGCGCTGGGAAAGCATTGTCGAACAAGACCTAGACCGAGTCGTACCATCCATATTTCGCTACCGACTAGACACGATTCCCAAACACCTGCCCTGGCAACAGGTGCGAGCGTTAATCGACGGTATGGAGACGCTTTCGCCGCGGGGAAGGCGTGATAAGGCAATCCTGCTGCTACTTGCGACACTCGGACTCCGCTGTATGGACGTTCGAGATCTCCAACTGGACAATATCATATGGCGCAAGTCCGAGATACACCTGCCGAAGACTAAAAGCATGCGCGCTCGTGTTCTGCCGCTTACTCAGGAAGTCGGTGATGCCCTGACCGACTATGTCATCCATGGGCGTCCCGCACACAATTCGCGGTATGTATTTCTTACTCACAATGCCCCCATAGTGCCCATATCTTGTGAGGCAGTCACGGCCATTGTGTCAAGGAACATCAAACGCGCAGGCATACCAGCCCCTCATTATGGCGCCCACATGCTTAGACACAGTCTTGCGGCCAAGATGGTGAATGAGTCAAGACCAATCAAGGAGATAGCAGACATGCTTGGGCACGTCAGCATCGACACTACGGCCATTTATGCCAAGGTTGACACTACTCATCTGGCGACCGTGGCTCTGCCTTTTCCAGGAGGTGCAAGATGAGCTACAAATGTCGCAGTTTCCTTGCAGCTTATCTAGAATCCTACATCAACCTGCGGCGCAAGCTCGGATGCCAGTTCAGGCAGCAGGCAAATACTCTGCACGAGTTCGACCGATACCTGTGTAAGCACGAATCAGTCGCTAAGCTGACGCAGGATTTGGCTGTGGATTTCGCCACGTACCGCCCTGAGCTAAGTTCGAAGCATTGTGCTAATCGCTACAACTTTGTACGCAACTTCTCCAGGTATCTGGCTGCATTTGAGCCTGAGACTCCACCTTTGAGTCCGAAAGTCCTTTGTCCTCAAAACACTCAGCCTCCGGCCCACATCTATACCGAGTCTGAACTCGCGCTGCTTCTTCAGTCGACCATGAAATTGACTCCCCAGCACCCAATGCGAGGGCTGACGTTCAGAACAATTATTGGCCTCGCGGCCAGCACGGGGCTGCGAAACGTGGAGGTAGTCAATCTTGACAAGGCAGACGTGGATTTGGGGTCTGGAGTTCTCCTGGTGCGCGGGACCAAATTCCACAAAGAACGAATTGTGCCGGTCCATCCTACCACGCTTGTTGAACTGACGAGCTATGCTCGTCTGCGTGATGTTTCGTTTCCCGAGCCGCAAACCCCTGCCTTTTTCCTTAATATGAGAGGCTGTCGTATTCAGACCCACACAATACAGTGCACATTCTGGAGGCTTACCCAGATCGCCGGACTGCGAGATGAAAGCGGCAAAGGTCCGAGATTTCACGACTTGCGCCACACATTCGCGGTTAAAAGGATGGCGAGATGGTATCGCGAGGGAGTTGACGTCCAAGGATTGCTACCTCTGCTTGCCACCTACATGGGACATGTCCACTACAGCAATACCGCATATTATATCACCGCCGTCCCCGAACTGATGGAGCTTGCTACTCAGAGATATCAGACCGCACAGAATACAAGCGGCGATGTGGAGGCAAGCAAATGAGCAAAGTTTCTCCGACACTAGGCGACATGCTCGAAAGCTACTTTCGCCGTCGACTGATAACACAGCAACGAGCCAGCATCGAGACTATTCGCGGGTATCGTGACGCTCTTCGACTGCTAGTAATTTTTGTCGCCGAGCAGCTACAGACGGCTCCCGAGCGCTTGAGTATTCAAGACCTGGACCGCGACGTGATTCTGGCATTCCTCGACCACTTGGAGGATTTTCGGCATAATTGCGTACGCACGCGCAATAACAGGCTGGCCGCAATCCGAGCGTTCATGCAGTATGTGGCCTACATGGACCCGGGAGCGCTGGGTGTGGTACAGCGGGTACTAGCCATTCCCAATAAGAAGTACGTCAAACCAATTCTTGGCTATCTCACCCGCGAAGAACTGGACGTTCTGCTCAATGTGCCGGATCAGGCAACAAGACAGGGGCGGCGGGATCATGCCTTGCTTCTGTTTTTCGCGCGGACTGGCGCACGTGTTTCAGAGGCTGTCAGGGTGAATGCGGTGGATATCTGCTTGAACTCACCTTGCCAGGTTCTGCTGCACGGAAAGGGTATGCGGGACAGGTCGACTCCAGTTGCTACAGACTTGGTGGCCGCGCTTCGCTCATTGTACGAGGAACGCCGTATTACCACAAGCGACAATGTGCCGGTATTCGTCAGTGCGACCGGACAGAGGCTGACCAGATACGGGGTCACGCATATGATCCGACGGATGGTCGCCACAGCGGCTGAGCGGAATTCAAGCATTGCCGGACGCAAGATAACGCCACATACTTTGAGGCACACGACGGCCATGCATATGCTCCAGTCAGGTGTAGATTTGAACATGATCCGATGCTGGCTTGGACACGTCAGCCTCGATACCACCCACCATTACATAGAAGCCGATGTTGAAATGAAACGTCGAGCACTGGAACAAAGCGGCGTGGTTGCACCACGGCAGGCGCGCTACCAGCAGACGGACAGGATACTGACAATACTGGAAAACCTGTGAGGATTATGTAGCGCAAAACCGGCGTCGGGGAGCCTGAAAAAGCACCCGACGCCACATAATCGCACGCGACGCATAACATCTGCTTGCTAACCTCCAGGGCGACTCGGCATTCAAGTATGGCCGCAAATCCAAAAAAGCTAAGGAGGCGGCAGTCAATGCATAACATCAGGGTCCTAGTTCCGAAAGCAGTTATGGACGGCATGCTGGCTATTCGTAGCTCAGGCAGAACTAATATGTTCGACTTATCTGAAGTAGTGCGCATCG
This genomic interval carries:
- a CDS encoding tyrosine-type recombinase/integrase encodes the protein MSKVSPTLGDMLESYFRRRLITQQRASIETIRGYRDALRLLVIFVAEQLQTAPERLSIQDLDRDVILAFLDHLEDFRHNCVRTRNNRLAAIRAFMQYVAYMDPGALGVVQRVLAIPNKKYVKPILGYLTREELDVLLNVPDQATRQGRRDHALLLFFARTGARVSEAVRVNAVDICLNSPCQVLLHGKGMRDRSTPVATDLVAALRSLYEERRITTSDNVPVFVSATGQRLTRYGVTHMIRRMVATAAERNSSIAGRKITPHTLRHTTAMHMLQSGVDLNMIRCWLGHVSLDTTHHYIEADVEMKRRALEQSGVVAPRQARYQQTDRILTILENL
- a CDS encoding tyrosine-type recombinase/integrase, whose amino-acid sequence is MLEYYFKSPIRIRQLRCGPIAPYLDGLAARLHQRGYCYGQAHTILGLAGDFSRYLSLIGIGDVHKITEDLAHRFSGDFASHGDYEKTGNMLTHLLNHLRDEGIVPVLEQESSADDPFTDIISRYEDYLANVRGVVVKTRIYSRSARRFLDFHLRRHGCLDLRKVDGPQILDYIAYWANVSQSRTWGQMLTTCTRSFLRFLRWESIVEQDLDRVVPSIFRYRLDTIPKHLPWQQVRALIDGMETLSPRGRRDKAILLLLATLGLRCMDVRDLQLDNIIWRKSEIHLPKTKSMRARVLPLTQEVGDALTDYVIHGRPAHNSRYVFLTHNAPIVPISCEAVTAIVSRNIKRAGIPAPHYGAHMLRHSLAAKMVNESRPIKEIADMLGHVSIDTTAIYAKVDTTHLATVALPFPGGAR
- a CDS encoding tyrosine-type recombinase/integrase; the encoded protein is MSNYCFRSIFAEYLIRYINLRRSFGLKFASQSGILHKFDGYVYDLSHTGLLTQELAIGFATANPNVTAQECARRYATIRNFSDFLATFEPQTPLLDPKALYARRVRPPAHIYSEEELVRLLELAKRIAPKNPMRGFALHAMVGLAAGTGLRISEVVALDRADVDMKSGVIMVRRTKFFKDRLVPVHSTVLAVLNQYARLRDAAHPQSQSPAFFLHQWGRRFSKHTLQMTYWDLTRRAGLRGDSGDGPTFHDLRHTFAVRRLAAWYREGKDVNAMLPMLATYMGHAHYTDTAYYITAIPELMELAAQRARTSQTSSDKEATR
- a CDS encoding DUF5049 domain-containing protein, whose product is MHNIRVLVPKAVMDGMLAIRSSGRTNMFDLSEVVRIAVELDYIETAMRIENNRAKFCLGIFHGFKVMEGER
- a CDS encoding tyrosine-type recombinase/integrase, yielding MSYKCRSFLAAYLESYINLRRKLGCQFRQQANTLHEFDRYLCKHESVAKLTQDLAVDFATYRPELSSKHCANRYNFVRNFSRYLAAFEPETPPLSPKVLCPQNTQPPAHIYTESELALLLQSTMKLTPQHPMRGLTFRTIIGLAASTGLRNVEVVNLDKADVDLGSGVLLVRGTKFHKERIVPVHPTTLVELTSYARLRDVSFPEPQTPAFFLNMRGCRIQTHTIQCTFWRLTQIAGLRDESGKGPRFHDLRHTFAVKRMARWYREGVDVQGLLPLLATYMGHVHYSNTAYYITAVPELMELATQRYQTAQNTSGDVEASK
- a CDS encoding tyrosine-type recombinase/integrase; the encoded protein is MSAKPQTLATLIESYFKQRLIAQRHSSRETIASYRESLRLLAVFASECLHTAPEKLTIENLDREVVLAFLDYLEQTRCNCIRTRNSRLAAIRSFLKYVAYLDPTAMGVVQRVLAIPSKRTVKPILGYLTREELDVLLSVPDRNSRQGRRDYALLLFMARTGARVSEAVGVNASDLRLNHPCQVLLRGKGGKERVTPMKSDISDILNTLCGEMNIAPNTNAAVFVSMAGKRLTRHGVTHLMRRTVPIAVANMPILARKTITPHTLRHTTAMHLLQDGIDLNMIRSWLGHVSLDTTHQYVEADVEMKRCILEQCGVVEAGQMRYQPTDKLLALLESLC